In Helianthus annuus cultivar XRQ/B chromosome 3, HanXRQr2.0-SUNRISE, whole genome shotgun sequence, a single window of DNA contains:
- the LOC110932610 gene encoding NDR1/HIN1-like protein 1 — MFFTLLDFLIVNPSLTFTLLDVKLYAFNVSTTTSTLTSNLQINISCKNTRYLNGFHFDNINVYACYKSEQITLPTMLPPAYLENQNYNITARKMYHDPPVITVWSPYINGTEVPVSPYLAASLVEDETAGNVSISVKVTGRLTSELGSLSRRFRLKVSCPAYIMFGNVVGSAVKRPFAEKCHVEV; from the coding sequence ATGTTCTTTACACTTCTCGATTTCCTGATAGTTAACCCCTCACTCACTTTCACCCTCCTCGACGTCAAACTTTACGCCTTCAACGTCTCAACCACCACCTCCACCCTCACCTCCAACCTACAAATCAACATCTCCTGCAAGAACACTCGTTACTTGAACGGTTTCCACTTCGACAACATTAATGTTTACGCCTGTTACAAAAGCGAACAGATCACACTACCCACAATGCTTCCTCCTGCGTACCTAGAGAATCAAAATTATAACATCACGGCTAGGAAAATGTACCATGACCCACCCGTCATCACGGTTTGGTCTCCGTACATTAACGGAACTGAAGTCCCCGTGAGTCCCTATCTTGCGGCGTCTTTGGTCGAAGATGAGACCGCTGGGAACGTGTCGATTAGTGTTAAAGTTACAGGACGATTGACATCGGAACTTGGATCGCTTTCACGTCGATTTCGGTTGAAGGTAAGCTGTCCCGCGTATATTATGTTTGGTAACGTCGTTGGTTCGGCTGTTAAACGTCCGTTTGCTGAAAAGTGTCATGTTGAAGTTTAA
- the LOC110932607 gene encoding uncharacterized protein LOC110932607, with amino-acid sequence MRWVSWCKIVTPKFMGGLGLGEIRSLNWAFLAKWKWRIKSCSTQLWARVISAIHGSQNNVDNIPLKKDIRGVWKDILASTKDMEKAGITESDRWGIVTGEDSSSMFSVTLFREEVMKKIGTKVNVAPFRWNAWAPIKINLFVWRSVIGWIATKAALADRGVNVRGTTCSLCGCERESVQHLMATCIMSKAIWWHIFSWVKIPFPLNAQSCQDLMGIIQQQCGSSKWKRVIEVVFFATMWRIWRSRNDIVFNNAKLSVTRTVTLIKEDAFLWVKNRSPYGSLNWGRWCDFNIRDVIM; translated from the coding sequence ATGAGATGGGTTTCGTGGTGTAAAATTGTGACACCAAAATTCATGGGAGGGCTCGGGTTGGGCGAGATAAGAAGTCTTAATTGGGCCTTTCTAGCAAAGTGGAAATGGAGAATAAAGAGTTGTTCGACACAGTTGTGGGCTCGCGTTATATCGGCGATCCATGGCAGTCAAAATAATGTAGATAATATCCCGCTCAAAAAGGACATCAGAGGCGTGTGGAAAGACATCTTGGCAAGTACTAAAGACATGGAGAAAGCGGGCATTACGGAGTCGGATAGGTGGGGTATTGTCACTGGGGAGGATAGTAGCTCTATGTTTTCTGTTACTTTGTTCAGAGAAGAGGTGATGAAAAAGATAGGTACAAAGGTTAATGTTGCGCCTTTTAGGTGGAATGCATGGGCTCCTATTAAAATCAACTTGTTTGTGTGGAGGTCGGTTATCGGGTGGATAGCTACGAAGGCAGCTTTGGCGGATCGAGGGGTTAATGTTAGGGGTACAACATGCAGCCTATGCGGGTGTGAAAGAGAATCTGTACAACACTTGATGGCAACCTGCATTATGTCTAAAGCTATTTGGTGGCATATATTTTCATGGGTGAAGATACCATTCCCTTTGAATGCACAATCTTGCCAAGACTTGATGGGAATAATTCAACAACAATGTGGAAGTTCCAAATGGAAAAGAGTCATTGAGGTAGTCTTCTTTGCGACTATGTGGCGAATTTGGAGGTCAAGAAATGACATCGTCTTTAATAATGCAAAATTGTCGGTAACGAGAACGGTGACATTAATCAAGGAAGACGCGTTTTTGTGGGTAAAAAATAGATCTCCATATGGTAGTCTAAATTGGGGTAGATGGTGTGATTTTAATATCCGAGATGTGATCATGTAA
- the LOC110932611 gene encoding NDR1/HIN1-like protein 1 — MAIFMYAVRESFTSSNSLSTSPSFIIHDVKLYAFNVSTTTATLTSTLQITISCENKQGDHGIHFDKIDVYTAYKKQQITPPIALPPRYLGSSDVALWSPYLNGTEVPLSPYLASSLAQDVTAGVVLINVMVTGRMRLKEGFVSRRYRLKVDCLTYITFGNKNNSSNVVGSAVKHPFENWCR, encoded by the exons ATGGCTATATTCATGTATGCTGTTAGAGAATCATTTACTAGCAGTAACAG CCTCTCCACCTCACCTAGTTTCATCATCCACGACGTCAAACTTTACGCCTTCAACGTCTCCACAACCACCGCCACCCTCACCTCCACCCTCCAAATCACCATCTCCTGCGAGAACAAGCAGGGTGATCACGGTATACACTTTGACAAAATTGACGTTTACACCGCCTACAAGAAGCAACAGATCACACCACCAATAGCGCTTCCACCGAGGTACCTAGGTTCATCAGATGTCGCGCTTTGGTCTCCTTACCTCAACGGAACTGAAGTTCCGTTGAGTCCCTATCTTGCATCGTCTTTGGCCCAAGATGTGACCGCGGGTGTGGTGTTGATTAATGTTATGGTTACAGGACGAATGAGGTTAAAAGAGGGATTTGTTTCACGTCGATACCGGTTGAAAGTAGATTGCCTGACGTATATTACGTTTGGGAACAAGAACAATAGTAGTAACGTTGTTGGTTCGGCCGTTAAGCATCCATTTGAGAATTGGTGTCGTTAA
- the LOC110930843 gene encoding J domain-containing protein spf31: MGEANTFSIDDDLLLKSFYAEVSEVERDNEVVRILSCFKLNAFEYLNLPFDSSPEDVKKQYRKLSLLVHPDKCKHPQAKEAFSALAKAQQLLLDPQEREYLVNQINAAREELRAKRKKQLKKDTASKLKSLVDEGKYEQEYEKSDEFQAQLKLKVREILTDQEWRRRKMQMRISEEEGRLKKDEEESKEMWKRKREHEEQWEGTRENRVSSWRDFMKGGKKVKKGELRPPKLKTEDPNKSYVQRPVKRG, encoded by the exons ATGGGAGAAGCCAATACATTTTCAATCGATGACGATTTGCTTCTTAAAAGCTTCTACGCTGAAGTCAGCGAGGTTGAGCGCGATAATGAAGTCGTCAG GATTCTTTCATGCTTTAAGCTAAACGCATTCGAGTATCTTAATCTACCATTCGATTCGTCTCCAGAAGATGTGAAAAAGCAATATCGTAAG CTATCATTGTTGGTTCATCCTGACAAATGCAAGCATCCCCAAGCAAAGGAAGCATTTTCTG CCCTAGCAAAAGCTCAACAACTATTACTTGATCCACAAGAAAGAGAATATCTTGTAAACCAAATTAACGCAGCAAGAG AAGAACTTCGAGCAAAGAGGAAAAAACAACTGAAGAAAGACACTGCATCTAAGCTAAAGTCACTAGTCGATGAG GGGAAATATGAGCAAGAATATGAAAAATCAGATGAATTTCAGGCTCAGCTAAAGTTGAAAGTTCGGGAAATACTAACCGACCAAGAATGGCGAAGGAGGAAAATGCAGATGAGG ATTTCTGAGGAGGAAGGTAGATTGAAGAAAGATGAGGAAGAATCGAAAGAGATGTGGAAACGAAAGCGTGAACATGAGGAGCAGTGGGAAGGAACAAGGGAAAATAGG GTTTCTAGCTGGCGGGACTTTATGAAAGGGGGAAAGAAG GTAAAGAAAGGTGAACTTCGACCGCCAAAACTGAAGACAGAAGACCCTAATAAGTCATATGTTCAAAGGCCAGTGAAGCGAGGTTAG
- the LOC110930844 gene encoding 40S ribosomal protein S11-2 has translation MAEQTEKAFLKQPKVFLCSKKSGKGKRPGKGGNRFWKNIGLGFKTPREAIEGTYIDKKCPFTGDVSIRGRILAGTCHSAKMVRTIIVRRDYLHYVKKYQRYEKRHSNIPAHISPCFRVKEGDHVTVGQCRPLSKTVRFNVLKVIPAGSASGGKKAFTGI, from the exons ATGGCAGAACAA ACCGAGAAGGCGTTTTTGAAGCAACCGAAGGTGTTCCTATG CTCGAAGAAGAGCGGGAAAGGAAAGAGGCCTGGAAAGGGTGGAAACAGGTTTTGGAAGAATATTGGTCTCGGATTTAAGACTCCTAGAGAGGCTATTGAAG gaACATATATTGACAAGAAATGCCCTTTCACTGGTGATGTATCTATCAGAGGCCGTATTTTGGCGGGTACTTGCCACAGTGCTAAGATGGTGAGGACTATTATCGTACGAAGGGACTATCTTCATTATGTGAAGAAGTACCAACG GTATGAAAAAAGGCACTCAAACATCCCTGCTCACATCTCACCATGCTTTCGTGTGAAAGAAGGCGACCATGTTACTGTTGGGCAATGCAG ACCGTTGTCGAAGACAGTGAGGTTCAATGTCTTGAAGGTGATTCCAGCAGGGTCCGCAAGTGGTGGAAAGAAAGCATTCACAGGCATATAG
- the LOC110932606 gene encoding NDR1/HIN1-like protein 1, with amino-acid sequence MVASYPPSTMDTVAPHFPPSVASHPPSTMAAQRIRRRECYDCICMFIITCILFIGVPLLILICSLDDLTPSPTFTLHDFKLSTFNLSTTPTPTLTTNLLLTISARNEDYNQAFHFEKLDVYASYMDQQITPPTMFPPMYLRSPDVTLWSLSLNGTEVPVTPGLAAYLVQDVTVGNVLICWIH; translated from the coding sequence ATGGTTGCTTCATATCCACCATCCACCATGGACACCGTAGCCCCTCACTTTCCTCCATCGGTTGCTTCACATCCACCATCCACCATGGCCGCCCAACGCATACGCCGGAGAGAGTGCTACGACTGcatatgtatgttcatcataacCTGCATTCTCTTTATTGGTGTCCCCTTACTAATCCTTATTTGTTCCCTCGATGACCTCACCCCCTCACCTACTTTCACCCTCCACGACTTCAAGCTCTCCACCTTCAACCTCTCCACCACCCCTACCCCCACCCTTACCACCAACCTCCTACTCACCATCTCCGCCCGGAACGAAGATTACAACCAAGCTTTCCACTTCGAAAAACTTGACGTTTACGCATCCTACATGGACCAACAAATCACACCGCCAACAATGTTTCCTCCAATGTACCTACGCTCACCAGACGTCACACTTTGGTCTTTGTCCCTCAATGGGACAGAAGTCCCCGTGACGCCTGGTCTTGCAGCGTATTTGGTACAAGATGTGACCGTTGGGAACGTGTTGATTTGTTGGATCCACTGA
- the LOC110930842 gene encoding serine/threonine-protein kinase TOUSLED, whose protein sequence is MPEDFLQHFTSNSSNQSDQSLPSKIAKLEARMVGKTSTTLQISAADVSSKFGANVAGGICAESLESSDSEEDDINGREFLIQPNFQKRRKLADDADSTAANQVEVMSDARQNVVEPVEVKSGSDVNRRRQTRGKGNSTPARGRGPLVNNQTRIQNSTSNGFPENSNPKESSRPNEQFGQNELASLEEEITSLRVKITTLEEDLRKARQEASEYQHLSQQLEKELKELKNNEQQVKPKRMKVISDLLISVSKAERQEARMKVRHDSLRLGNVGVIRAGTVISETWEDGQAIKDLNAHLRRLLELREVIERQRKSLKKKQPDKSDGSEGESGGPEEDVIIQDEIYKSRLASIKREEETYVRERERYELEKGRLIREMKRIRDEDGSRFNNYQILNHRYALLNLLGKGGFSEVYKAFDLVEYRYVACKLHGLNANWSEDKKQSYIRHAIREYNIHKTLIHHNIVRLWDIFEIDQNTFSTILEYCSGKDLDAVLKATPILPEKEARIIIFQIFQGLVYLNKRNQRIIHYDLKPGNVLFDEFGVAKVTDFGLSKIVEDDVGSQGMELTSQGAGTYWYLPPECFELSKIPLISSKVDVWSAGILLYQMLFGRRPFGHDQTQERILREDTIIKARKVEFPSRPSVSNEAKDFIRRCLTYNQEDRPDVLTIAQDPYLIYSKK, encoded by the exons ATGCCAGAAGACTTTCTTCAGCACTTCACGTCAAACTCTTCTAACCAGTCTGATCAGTCTCTGCCATCGAAAATCGCGAAACTCGAAGCTCGAATGGTAGGTAAAACCTCTACTACACTTCAGATTTCTGCTGCTGATGTTTCTTCAAAGTTTGGAGCGAACGTTGCTGGTGGAATTTGTGCTGAATCGTTAGAATCTAGCGATTCCGAAGAGGATGATATT AATGGGAGAGAGTTTCTCATACAGCCTAACTTTCAGAAGCGTAGAAAACTCGCGGATGATGCTGATTCAACTGCAGCCAACCAAGTTGAG GTTATGTCGGATGCGAGACAAAATGTTGTGGAACCTGTGGAGGTTAAGAGTGGTTCAGATGTAAACAGGAGAAGACAAACCCGTGGTAAGGGTAATTCTACTCCAGCCAGAGGACGTGGGCCCCTAGTTAATAATCAGACAAGAATACAAAATTCTACCTCAAATGGTTTTCCTGAGAACTCAAATCCGAAG GAGAGTAGCAGGCCAAACGAACAATTCGGACAAAATGAGCTTGCTTCATTAGAG GAGGAAATCACATCTTTGCGTGTCAAAATAACAACACTAGAGGAGGACTTAAGGAAAGCACGCCAAGAGGCTTCAGAATACCAACATCTATCCCAACAGTTGGAAAAG GAACTTAAGGAACTTAAAAATAATGAACAACAAGTGAAACCTAAA AGAATGAAAGTCATATCTGATCTGTTGATATCTGTGTCTAAAGCTGAGAGACAAGAAGCAAGAATGAAAGTTAGACACGATTCTTTGAGACTTGGAAATGTGGGTGTTATTAG AGCTGGAACAGTCATATCTGAGACCTGGGAAGACGGGCAAGCAATTAAGGATCTTAACGCTCACCTG AGACGTTTATTAGAATTAAGGGAGGTTATCGAGAGGCAGAGGAAGTCACTAAAGAAAAAGCAGCCTG ATAAGAGCGACGGAAGTGAAGGAGAATCAGGGGGTCCAGAAGAAGATGTCATCATCCAGGATGAGATTTACAAATCCCGTCTAGCCAGCATTAAACGT GAAGAAGAAACCTATGTGCGTGAACGAGAACGCTATGAACTAGAGAAGGGACGGCTTATACGCGAAATGAAGCGTATTAGGGATGAAGACGGTTCTCGTTTCAATAATTATCAGATTCTAAATCATCGATATGCCCTCTTAAATCTTCTTGGAAAAGGAGGATTCAGTGAGGTTTACAAG GCATTTGATTTGGTGGAATATAGATACGTTGCATGCAAGCTTCATGGTTTAAACGCCAACTGGAGTGAAGATAAAAAGCAAAGTTACATACGTCATGCTATACGGGAATACAATATTCATAAAACCTTAATACACCATAACATTGTTCGGCTATGGGACATCTTTGAGATAGATCAAAATACCTTTTCCACAATTTTGGAGTATTGCAGCG GTAAAGATCTTGATGCTGTTCTTAAAGCAACACCCATACTACCAGAAAAAGAAGCTAGGATAATTATTTTTCAGATATTTCAAGGACTTGTTTACTTAAACAAAAGAAACCAGAGGATCATTCATTATGATTTGAAGCCCGGGAATGTTCTTTTTGATGAATTTGGTGTTGCAAAAGTAACTGATTTTGGTCTTAGCAAGATTGTGGAAGATGACGTTGGATCCCAAGGCATGGAACTTACATCTCAGGGAGCCGGAACATATTG GTACCTCCCACCAGAATGCTTTGAGCTAAGTAAGATCCCTCTCATTTCATCAAAG GTTGACGTATGGTCAGCTGGTATTCTATTGTATCAAATGCTTTTTGGAAGACGCCCTTTCGGGCATGATCAAACACAAGAACGAATATTACGTGAAGACACCATAATCAAAGCCCGAAAAGTTGAATTTCCTTCTAGACCTTCAGTGTCAAACGAAGCGAAG GACTTTATCCGGCGATGCTTAACGTATAACCAGGAAGACCGGCCCGATGTGTTAACTATCGCTCAAGATCCCTACCTCATATATTCCAAGAAATAA
- the LOC110932609 gene encoding NDR1/HIN1-like protein 1: MDTVVLHFPPSVASHPPSTMDAQRIRRRKFYFFCIFIIIYSIFVVSPMATLLTFSSLTPSPNFTLHDFKLSTFNLSTTPTPTPILTTNLLLTISATNKDEFNEYDKAFHFEKLGVYASYMDQQITPPTMLPTMYLRSPGVMVWSLSLNGTEVPVTPGLAAYLVQDVTVGNVLISVEVRGRLRSKYGYLSRRYRLKVNCREYIMFRNESDVIGFALKRPFVEGCHVRVKPLKTVMQILTSPFH, encoded by the coding sequence ATGGACACCGTAGTCCTTCACTTTCCTCCATCGGTTGCTTCACATCCACCATCCACCATGGACGCCCAACGCATACGCCGGAGAAAGTTCTacttcttttgtattttcatcaTAATCTACTCAATCTTTGTTGTTTCCCCCATGGCAACCCTACTCACTTTCAGCAGCCTCACCCCCTCACCTAATTTCACCCTCCACGACTTCAAACTCTCCACCTTCAACCTCtccaccacccccacccccacccccatccTCACCACCAACCTCCTACTCACCATCTCCGCCACCAACAAAGACGAGTTTAACGAATACGACAAAGCTTTCCACTTCGAAAAACTTGGCGTTTACGCCTCCTACATGGACCAACAAATCACACCGCCAACAATGCTTCCAACAATGTACCTACGCTCACCAGGCGTCATGGTTTGGTCTTTGTCCCTCAACGGGACTGAAGTCCCCGTGACGCCTGGTCTTGCAGCATATTTGGTACAAGATGTGACCGTAGGGAACGTGTTAATTAGTGTTGAAGTTAGAGGACGGTTGAGATCGAAATATGGGTATCTTTCACGTCGATACCGGTTGAAAGTAAATTGTCGGGAGTATATTATGTTTAGGAATGAGAGTGACGTCATCGGTTTTGCCTTAAAGCGTCCGTTTGTTGAAGGGTGTCATGTTAGAGTGAAGCCGTTGAAAACGGTCATGCAAATTTTAACTTCCCCTTTTCATTAA